In a genomic window of Occallatibacter riparius:
- the rplR gene encoding 50S ribosomal protein L18, producing MITQTKRNEIRKRIHARIRRKLAGTAERPRLNVYRSVNHIYAQVIDDHAGVTIVSASSIKAKTGGNVAAAKEIGKTIAELAKEKGVTKVVFDRGGYLYHGRIKALADAAREAGLEF from the coding sequence ATGATCACGCAGACCAAGAGAAACGAAATTCGCAAGCGCATTCACGCGCGCATCCGCCGCAAACTCGCCGGCACCGCCGAGCGTCCGCGCCTGAACGTGTACCGCTCGGTCAACCACATCTATGCGCAGGTGATCGACGATCACGCCGGCGTGACCATCGTTTCGGCTTCGTCGATCAAGGCGAAGACGGGCGGCAACGTTGCGGCTGCCAAGGAGATCGGCAAGACCATCGCCGAGCTCGCGAAGGAAAAGGGCGTGACCAAGGTCGTGTTCGACCGCGGCGGCTACCTGTATCACGGCCGCATCAAGGCGCTGGCCGACGCGGCGCGCGAAGCAGGCCTCGAGTTCTAA
- the rpsE gene encoding 30S ribosomal protein S5: protein MTTLKKKLDANQYNLKDQVVAINRVTKVVKGGKNMSFAALVVVGDAGSGVVGYGSGKAKEVPQAIRKGIEAAKKNLVKINLTDTTIPHQVLGRFGSGHVLLKPAPEGTGVIAGGAVRAVMTSAGVQNVLTKSLGTANPHNVIKATFDALIQLRDKAEVANTRGKTVEEL, encoded by the coding sequence ATGACGACGTTGAAGAAGAAGCTTGATGCCAACCAGTACAACCTGAAGGATCAGGTGGTGGCCATCAATCGCGTGACCAAGGTGGTCAAGGGCGGCAAGAACATGTCGTTCGCCGCACTGGTTGTGGTGGGCGACGCCGGTTCGGGCGTGGTGGGCTACGGTTCGGGCAAGGCCAAGGAAGTTCCCCAGGCGATCCGCAAGGGAATCGAGGCGGCCAAGAAGAACCTGGTCAAGATCAACCTGACGGACACCACGATTCCGCACCAGGTGCTGGGCCGCTTTGGCTCCGGCCACGTGCTGCTCAAGCCGGCTCCTGAAGGTACCGGTGTGATCGCGGGCGGCGCGGTGCGTGCGGTGATGACCTCGGCCGGCGTGCAGAATGTGCTCACCAAGAGCCTAGGCACCGCCAATCCCCACAACGTGATCAAGGCGACGTTCGATGCGCTCATCCAGCTGCGCGACAAGGCCGAAGTGGCCAACACGCGCGGCAAGACAGTTGAGGAGCTCTAA
- the rpmD gene encoding 50S ribosomal protein L30 yields the protein MAENKKIRIQYYRSAIATPVKHKLVVKGLGFTRLNQIVEREDTPSVRGMVKAIPHLVRIVEN from the coding sequence ATGGCCGAAAATAAGAAGATTCGCATTCAGTACTACCGTTCGGCCATTGCCACCCCGGTGAAACACAAGCTGGTGGTGAAGGGCCTCGGTTTCACCCGCCTGAACCAGATCGTCGAGCGTGAGGATACTCCCTCGGTGCGCGGCATGGTGAAGGCGATTCCGCACCTGGTGCGGATTGTTGAGAACTAG
- the rplO gene encoding 50S ribosomal protein L15, protein MAKNLSNLRAPKNANTARKRVGRGMGSGMGKTSTRGHKGQGSRSGSSLMRGFEGGQMPLHRRLPKRGFTNIFRTEYTVVNLDRIAELEGVKEIALDDYRKLGLASQKKPLIKILGSGELTTAVTIHAHKFSKSAQEKIEKAGGKVVLLGGAPAEAKA, encoded by the coding sequence ATGGCAAAGAATCTATCGAACCTGCGCGCGCCCAAGAACGCCAATACGGCGCGCAAGCGTGTCGGCCGCGGTATGGGCTCCGGCATGGGCAAGACCTCGACCCGCGGCCACAAGGGCCAGGGTTCCCGTTCGGGCTCCAGCCTGATGCGCGGTTTTGAAGGCGGCCAGATGCCGCTGCACCGCCGTCTCCCGAAGCGCGGCTTCACCAACATCTTCCGCACCGAGTACACGGTTGTGAACCTGGACCGTATTGCTGAGCTCGAAGGCGTGAAGGAGATCGCGCTGGACGACTATCGCAAGCTCGGATTGGCCTCGCAGAAGAAGCCGCTGATCAAGATCCTCGGATCGGGCGAGCTGACGACTGCGGTCACCATCCACGCGCACAAGTTCTCTAAGTCGGCCCAGGAAAAGATCGAGAAGGCCGGCGGCAAGGTTGTGCTGCTGGGCGGAGCGCCTGCGGAAGCCAAGGCATAG
- the secY gene encoding preprotein translocase subunit SecY, producing MVEKFLNIFRIPDLRKRVLFTLGILAVYRLGAWLPTPGVNFTLLERLFDQQSGSALGLMNLFGGGNLRRMTIFALGIMPYITASIIFQLLTVVYEPLARIQKEGELGRRKITQWTRYMTVVLAALQSIGIAAILTKQGLVLHPGFGFILLTILTLTTGSAFIMWLGEQITDRGIGNGMSLLIFAGIVAGLPHGVGELVNKIQTNAWGSFTFLGIILMLAAMILVVAFIVYVERSERRIPIQSARRIVGRRMMGGASSHLPLKVNSGGVMPIIFASSILSAPLLFSQSEWVQNNRFFEPILRALQPGYPWYVFLNFVGIIFFAYFYVSIVMKPDDIADNFRKSGSFIPGIRPGKRTSDFINDILTRITLVGALYLFLIYLIPTYMISGLRLDQLFLVGRVFESLPNWVTHGFGVNFYFGGTSLLIVVGVAMDTINQIESQLIMRHYEGFSPRSGRIRGRKTW from the coding sequence ATGGTCGAGAAGTTCCTCAATATCTTCCGCATTCCGGATCTCCGCAAGCGAGTTCTGTTCACCCTTGGCATTCTGGCTGTGTACCGTCTCGGCGCGTGGCTTCCCACTCCCGGCGTGAACTTCACCCTGCTTGAACGGCTGTTCGATCAGCAGAGCGGTTCGGCTCTCGGCCTGATGAACCTGTTTGGCGGCGGCAACCTGCGCCGTATGACGATCTTCGCGCTGGGCATCATGCCGTACATCACGGCGTCGATCATCTTCCAGTTGCTGACGGTGGTCTATGAGCCGCTGGCCAGGATCCAGAAGGAAGGCGAGCTCGGCCGCCGGAAGATCACGCAGTGGACGCGCTACATGACGGTTGTTCTGGCAGCGCTGCAGTCGATCGGCATCGCGGCCATCCTCACTAAGCAGGGATTGGTTCTGCACCCGGGATTCGGCTTCATCCTACTGACGATTCTCACTCTCACCACCGGATCAGCCTTCATCATGTGGCTGGGCGAGCAGATTACGGATCGGGGCATCGGTAATGGCATGAGCTTGCTGATCTTCGCCGGCATCGTTGCCGGCCTGCCGCATGGCGTGGGCGAACTGGTCAATAAGATCCAGACGAATGCCTGGGGATCGTTCACGTTCCTCGGTATCATCCTGATGCTGGCTGCCATGATCCTGGTGGTTGCGTTCATCGTGTACGTCGAGCGCAGCGAACGCCGCATCCCCATCCAGAGCGCGCGCCGCATCGTCGGCCGCCGCATGATGGGCGGAGCCTCAAGCCACCTGCCGCTGAAGGTCAACTCGGGCGGCGTCATGCCCATCATCTTCGCCAGTTCAATTCTTTCGGCGCCGCTGTTGTTCTCGCAATCCGAGTGGGTGCAGAACAACCGGTTCTTCGAGCCGATCCTTCGGGCTTTGCAGCCGGGCTACCCCTGGTACGTCTTTTTGAACTTTGTAGGCATCATTTTCTTTGCGTACTTTTACGTGTCGATCGTGATGAAGCCCGATGACATCGCCGATAACTTCAGGAAGTCAGGTTCGTTCATCCCGGGCATTCGGCCCGGCAAGCGCACCTCGGACTTCATCAACGACATCCTCACCCGGATCACGCTGGTCGGCGCACTTTATTTGTTCCTGATCTATCTGATTCCGACCTACATGATTTCGGGTCTTCGTCTGGACCAGCTGTTCCTGGTGGGCCGTGTTTTCGAAAGCCTGCCCAATTGGGTGACTCATGGCTTCGGGGTCAACTTCTACTTTGGCGGCACGTCGCTGCTCATCGTAGTGGGTGTCGCCATGGACACCATCAACCAGATCGAGTCGCAGCTTATCATGCGTCACTATGAGGGCTTTTCCCCGCGTTCCGGTCGCATTCGGGGAAGGAAAACCTGGTAA
- a CDS encoding adenylate kinase, with product MSSLSSTIEHGWELSRKTVPGPILLLGAPGVGKGTQAKELVKIWDIPQISTGDLLRANVAQGTELGKIAKQTMDSGNLVPDSLVNEMVAVRLKQPDTVNGFILDGFPRTLGQAGWLDGRLSAQPETLPVVAVSIQVDYNQLLRRITGRRNCPVCQTIYNIYMKPPAMVGICDVEGAALVQRADDTEEAFTERMRVYAAQTAPVIEHYRGLGRFAEVDGDRAIDVVAAGIIAAVERLRKE from the coding sequence ATGTCGTCATTGAGTTCTACGATTGAACATGGCTGGGAATTGAGTCGAAAGACCGTTCCCGGCCCGATTCTTTTGTTAGGCGCGCCTGGGGTTGGCAAGGGGACCCAGGCCAAGGAATTGGTGAAGATCTGGGATATTCCCCAGATCTCGACAGGGGATCTGCTCAGGGCCAACGTGGCCCAGGGCACGGAACTCGGCAAGATCGCCAAACAGACCATGGACTCGGGAAACCTGGTCCCGGATTCCCTGGTCAACGAGATGGTGGCGGTCCGACTGAAGCAGCCGGACACGGTTAACGGCTTCATTCTCGATGGTTTCCCGCGTACGCTGGGTCAGGCGGGATGGCTAGATGGGCGCCTTTCGGCACAGCCGGAGACACTGCCGGTGGTTGCTGTCAGCATCCAGGTCGACTATAATCAGTTATTGCGCCGGATTACCGGTCGCAGGAACTGTCCTGTCTGCCAGACCATCTACAACATCTACATGAAGCCGCCCGCGATGGTCGGCATCTGTGATGTAGAGGGTGCGGCTCTGGTCCAGCGAGCGGACGATACGGAAGAGGCTTTTACTGAGCGCATGCGCGTGTATGCTGCTCAAACCGCGCCCGTTATCGAGCACTACCGGGGACTGGGACGTTTCGCGGAAGTGGACGGAGACCGAGCCATCGATGTGGTGGCTGCCGGAATCATTGCCGCCGTTGAGCGGCTGCGCAAGGAGTAG
- the map gene encoding type I methionyl aminopeptidase, translated as MAVVLKSSQEIEKMRRAGRVVREVLELVRGMVKPGATTLDLENAADKRIAELGAKAAFKGYHGFPAVLCTSINSEVVHGIPSAKRVLKDGDIVSIDCGAIIDGYYGDAAITVPVGEKIDPKTDRLLKVTEQSLHAGIAAVKPGATLGDIGAAVQSVVEAEGFSVVRDFVGHGIGSKMHEDPQVPNFGEAGRGMKLRPGMVIAIEPMVNAGKPEVRVLRDGWTAVTDDGSMSAHFEHTVAVTDTGSRILTD; from the coding sequence GTGGCTGTTGTACTGAAGTCATCGCAAGAGATCGAGAAGATGCGCCGCGCGGGCCGTGTGGTCCGCGAGGTGCTCGAGCTCGTGCGCGGAATGGTTAAGCCTGGCGCTACGACTCTCGACCTGGAGAACGCTGCGGATAAGCGGATTGCGGAACTCGGCGCCAAGGCGGCATTCAAGGGCTACCATGGTTTTCCCGCGGTGCTGTGCACTTCGATCAACAGCGAGGTCGTCCACGGTATTCCTTCGGCGAAGCGGGTTCTGAAGGATGGCGACATCGTTTCGATCGACTGCGGGGCGATTATCGACGGCTATTACGGTGATGCGGCCATCACGGTTCCGGTGGGCGAAAAGATCGATCCGAAGACCGACCGGCTGCTGAAGGTGACGGAGCAATCGCTTCATGCGGGTATCGCGGCGGTGAAGCCAGGCGCCACGCTGGGCGATATCGGCGCGGCAGTACAGTCGGTGGTTGAAGCCGAAGGGTTTTCAGTAGTGCGTGATTTTGTGGGGCACGGCATTGGATCGAAGATGCACGAAGATCCGCAGGTGCCGAACTTTGGCGAGGCTGGTCGCGGCATGAAGCTGCGACCCGGCATGGTGATTGCCATCGAGCCCATGGTTAACGCCGGCAAGCCGGAAGTGCGCGTGCTGCGCGATGGCTGGACGGCAGTGACCGACGATGGAAGCATGAGTGCTCACTTTGAGCACACGGTGGCGGTGACCGACACCGGGTCAAGGATCCTGACCGACTGA
- the infA gene encoding translation initiation factor IF-1, whose translation MSKEDAIEVMATVIETLPNAMFKVKLENNHEVLTHVSGRMRKNFIRILPGDRVAVELSPYDLNRGRIVYRYK comes from the coding sequence TTGTCGAAGGAAGATGCGATTGAGGTAATGGCAACGGTCATTGAGACGTTGCCCAATGCCATGTTCAAGGTCAAGCTCGAGAATAACCACGAGGTGTTGACCCATGTTTCCGGAAGAATGCGCAAGAACTTTATCCGCATCCTGCCTGGCGACAGGGTGGCGGTGGAACTGAGCCCCTACGATCTCAATCGCGGACGGATCGTTTACCGCTACAAATAG
- the rpmJ gene encoding 50S ribosomal protein L36, whose translation MKVRASVKKICVKCKVINRRGVVRVICENAKHKQRQG comes from the coding sequence ATGAAGGTCCGTGCATCAGTGAAGAAGATTTGCGTGAAGTGCAAGGTCATCAACCGCCGTGGGGTGGTTCGTGTGATCTGCGAGAACGCAAAGCACAAGCAGCGCCAGGGCTAA
- the rpsM gene encoding 30S ribosomal protein S13, whose translation MARIAGVDLPRNKQARIALTYIYGIGDPRAKSILEKANVDAFKKVQDLSEEEVNHIRQVIEDEGDVEGDLRKDVQMHIKRLIDIQSYRGNRHRRSLPVRGQRTHTNARTRKGPRKGTVANKKKATAKT comes from the coding sequence ATGGCACGTATTGCTGGCGTCGATCTGCCCCGCAACAAACAGGCACGGATCGCGCTTACGTACATCTACGGCATTGGTGACCCTCGCGCCAAGTCCATCCTCGAGAAGGCGAATGTTGACGCCTTCAAGAAGGTGCAGGACCTGAGCGAAGAAGAGGTCAACCACATCCGCCAGGTGATCGAGGACGAGGGTGATGTAGAGGGCGATCTCCGCAAGGACGTCCAGATGCACATCAAGCGCCTCATCGACATCCAGAGCTATCGCGGCAACCGGCACCGCCGTTCGCTGCCCGTGCGTGGACAGCGCACCCACACCAACGCCCGCACCCGTAAGGGACCGCGTAAGGGCACGGTGGCCAACAAGAAGAAAGCGACGGCGAAGACCTAA
- the rpsK gene encoding 30S ribosomal protein S11: protein MAKPEKGAAGKAGKNKKFKKRERKNVPYGICHIQASFNNTIVTITDQVGNTISWKSSGSLGFRGSRKGTPFAAQQAASNAAGMARDHGLRAVDVRVAGPGSGRESAIRALAAAGIEVKSIRDVTPVPHNGCRPPKRRRV, encoded by the coding sequence ATGGCGAAACCAGAGAAGGGCGCCGCCGGCAAGGCGGGCAAGAACAAGAAGTTCAAGAAGCGCGAACGAAAGAATGTGCCATACGGCATCTGCCACATTCAGGCCTCGTTCAACAACACAATCGTCACCATCACCGACCAGGTGGGCAACACCATCAGCTGGAAGAGCTCGGGTTCGCTCGGCTTCCGCGGTTCGCGCAAGGGAACTCCCTTCGCGGCGCAGCAGGCTGCTTCGAACGCTGCCGGCATGGCGCGCGATCACGGCCTTCGTGCCGTGGACGTTCGCGTTGCCGGTCCGGGGTCGGGCCGCGAGTCGGCTATCCGCGCGCTCGCAGCCGCGGGCATCGAAGTGAAGTCGATCCGCGACGTCACGCCGGTGCCGCACAACGGTTGCCGTCCTCCGAAGCGTCGGCGCGTGTAA
- the rpsD gene encoding 30S ribosomal protein S4, with the protein MARYTGAVCRLCRREGTKLFLKGTKCHSDRCPIEKRNFPPGQHGKDRKAKIVGYGLQLHEKQKAKRIYFTLEGQFRAYYEKANRAQGVTGELLIQQLERRLDNVAYRLGFAISRRQARQVVRHGHVLVNGKKVNIPSYQVNVGDEIAIREGAKKLVVVEQGVQYAAQNPVPSWLEPNFENMSGRVLHLPKRQDINLPINEQLIVELYSK; encoded by the coding sequence ATGGCTCGTTATACCGGAGCAGTCTGCCGCCTTTGCCGTCGCGAAGGCACCAAGCTTTTTTTGAAGGGCACCAAGTGCCACTCCGATCGCTGCCCGATCGAGAAGCGCAACTTTCCCCCGGGACAGCACGGCAAGGACCGTAAGGCCAAGATCGTGGGCTACGGCCTGCAGCTGCATGAGAAGCAGAAGGCCAAGCGTATCTACTTCACGCTCGAAGGCCAGTTCCGCGCGTACTACGAGAAGGCCAACCGTGCACAGGGCGTCACTGGCGAACTGCTCATTCAGCAGCTCGAGCGCCGCCTGGACAACGTTGCCTATCGGCTCGGCTTTGCCATTTCGCGCCGCCAGGCTCGCCAGGTTGTGCGCCACGGCCACGTGCTTGTGAACGGCAAGAAGGTCAACATCCCGTCGTACCAGGTGAACGTGGGCGACGAGATCGCGATCCGTGAAGGCGCCAAGAAGCTTGTCGTGGTTGAGCAGGGCGTGCAGTACGCCGCGCAGAACCCCGTTCCGTCGTGGCTAGAACCGAACTTCGAGAACATGTCCGGCCGCGTTCTGCACTTGCCCAAGCGTCAGGATATTAACCTACCGATCAACGAACAGCTGATCGTCGAACTGTACAGCAAGTAA
- a CDS encoding DNA-directed RNA polymerase subunit alpha yields the protein MLWRGFQKPKRLAVDAETLSETYGKFSAQPFERGFGTTIGNALRRTLLSSIEGAAVTAIRIEGVLHEFQSIQGVVEDATDIILNLKQVPFKLNGEGPKALYLRADQPGVVTSGMIEADGDVEILDKNVYLATVSEGGKLEMEMRLKRGRGYVSADKNFDGDLGLGFIPVDSVHSPVRRVNYAVDAARLGQITDYDKLGLEVWTNGAVLPADAVGLAAKLLKDHMNIFINFEEEMDSEARSEAGGPIIRNDNLNRSVEELELSVRSYNCLKNANIQTIGELVQKTEAEMLKTKNFGRKSLNEIKEILAQMGLSLGMKIDEQGNAVPGPTSIPPAAALAASYNRYDDEDEPLDSVDLQLPTETENF from the coding sequence ATGCTTTGGAGAGGATTCCAAAAACCCAAGCGTCTGGCAGTTGATGCCGAGACACTGAGCGAAACCTACGGCAAGTTCAGCGCCCAGCCTTTCGAGCGCGGATTTGGCACCACGATCGGCAACGCACTGCGCCGTACGCTGCTGAGCAGCATCGAAGGCGCCGCCGTCACCGCGATCCGCATTGAAGGCGTGCTGCACGAGTTCCAGTCGATCCAGGGAGTGGTGGAAGACGCCACCGACATCATCCTGAACCTCAAGCAGGTTCCTTTCAAGCTCAATGGGGAAGGCCCCAAGGCGCTCTATCTGCGCGCTGACCAGCCCGGCGTCGTGACCTCCGGCATGATTGAAGCCGATGGCGACGTTGAGATCCTGGACAAGAACGTTTATCTCGCCACCGTTTCGGAAGGCGGCAAGCTCGAGATGGAAATGCGCCTGAAGCGCGGCCGCGGGTATGTTTCGGCCGACAAGAACTTCGATGGCGATCTCGGACTAGGCTTCATTCCCGTGGATTCGGTGCACTCGCCCGTGCGCCGCGTCAACTACGCGGTCGATGCTGCCCGTCTGGGACAGATCACCGACTACGACAAGCTCGGACTCGAAGTGTGGACCAACGGAGCTGTACTGCCCGCCGACGCTGTCGGCCTGGCCGCCAAGCTGCTGAAGGACCACATGAACATCTTCATCAACTTTGAAGAGGAGATGGATTCGGAAGCGCGTAGCGAAGCGGGTGGACCGATCATCCGCAACGACAATCTGAATCGCTCCGTGGAAGAGCTTGAACTCAGCGTCCGCAGCTACAACTGCCTGAAGAACGCCAACATTCAGACCATCGGCGAGCTGGTGCAGAAGACCGAAGCCGAGATGCTGAAGACCAAGAACTTCGGCCGCAAGAGCCTGAACGAGATCAAGGAAATTCTCGCGCAGATGGGCCTGAGCCTGGGCATGAAGATCGACGAGCAGGGCAACGCAGTCCCCGGACCGACGAGCATTCCTCCGGCCGCCGCGCTTGCCGCCAGCTACAACCGTTACGACGACGAAGACGAGCCGCTGGATTCGGTGGATCTTCAGTTGCCGACAGAGACCGAGAACTTCTGA
- the rplQ gene encoding 50S ribosomal protein L17, protein MRHRNAGFKLGRNTSHRRALLRNLVTSVIVEDRVHTTVAKAKAVRPHVEKMITLGKKGDLHSRRQALAFLQTDEAVTRLFETVAPRYGDRQGGYLRIVRTGFQRGDGAEKAFIELLGAEKQLEAKAQKRADAKAKKREELEKQLEEAKKEEGEGGNEEAA, encoded by the coding sequence ATGCGCCATCGCAATGCCGGATTCAAGCTCGGACGCAACACCAGCCATCGTCGCGCGCTACTGCGCAACCTGGTCACGTCCGTTATCGTGGAAGACCGCGTGCACACCACCGTGGCCAAGGCCAAGGCGGTTCGCCCGCACGTGGAGAAGATGATCACCCTGGGCAAGAAGGGCGATCTGCACTCGCGCCGTCAGGCTCTCGCCTTCCTCCAGACCGACGAGGCCGTTACCCGCCTGTTCGAAACCGTGGCTCCGCGCTACGGCGATCGGCAGGGCGGCTATCTGCGTATCGTTCGCACTGGTTTCCAGCGCGGCGACGGCGCGGAGAAGGCATTCATCGAACTGCTCGGAGCCGAGAAGCAGCTCGAAGCCAAGGCTCAGAAGCGCGCCGACGCGAAGGCCAAGAAGCGCGAAGAGCTCGAGAAGCAGCTCGAAGAAGCCAAGAAGGAAGAAGGCGAAGGCGGCAACGAAGAAGCGGCCTAA
- a CDS encoding tetratricopeptide repeat protein, with translation MRFPRHFLLPLALLTAAFSSTNVALSQMTHDMGEMQPIDPPEKLPVPVKMTGIGNSHIQIKATPEAQAWFDQGLSLTHDFWDYEAAKAFQQGIRVDPKCAMCWWGLARAEGFRGTETKVYAKRALAQAVKLENEASDSDKLYIEAARLEQNAKEDTPPEAIAQYRKLVSDNPHDIEARIFLANAVGDGYDDADEPKPGSKEGIMILQGVLQDAPNDSAANHYWIHAIEPGNHPEQALTAAEKLASLAPTSGHMVHMPGHIYFRVGDYATAEHWFAQSTEADERYMREQHVSPDDDWNYIHNLMYAIANLMEEGKLRQANALSDHAREGRGKLSASLYIWSARDQMTRLNNRLPVALRLGDWEAVAAMAAQAKTDGANTANLRALAAELGDYAKGMKALESGDVTTAQTASDAMDSGLWRMQQRVADEKAAKKDESKKDSKDEESATQPVMPDALPDPILKSLSVQSLELRAGILVAQRKLDEAKKLYEAAHAEEKRLGYHEPPMYIRPVGETEAITLLRAKDYAGARTAYESALTERPNSGFALYGLAHVKELQGDAAGAREAYKAFLKAWPDADAELAELAHARELVGRESVAAK, from the coding sequence ATGCGATTCCCGCGCCATTTCCTTCTTCCCCTGGCCCTTTTGACTGCCGCTTTCAGCAGCACAAACGTCGCGCTCTCGCAGATGACTCACGACATGGGCGAGATGCAGCCCATCGACCCGCCTGAGAAGCTGCCTGTGCCCGTCAAGATGACAGGCATCGGCAACAGCCATATCCAGATCAAGGCAACGCCGGAAGCTCAGGCATGGTTCGACCAGGGGCTGAGTCTCACGCACGACTTCTGGGATTACGAGGCAGCCAAGGCCTTCCAGCAGGGCATTCGCGTCGATCCTAAATGCGCAATGTGCTGGTGGGGACTGGCCAGGGCGGAAGGCTTCAGAGGAACGGAGACGAAGGTATACGCGAAGCGGGCTCTCGCTCAAGCTGTGAAGCTGGAGAACGAGGCCAGCGACTCCGACAAGCTCTACATCGAGGCGGCCAGGCTTGAACAGAACGCGAAGGAAGACACTCCGCCTGAAGCTATCGCGCAATACCGCAAGCTGGTGAGCGACAATCCCCATGACATCGAGGCGCGGATATTTCTGGCGAACGCTGTAGGCGATGGCTACGACGACGCGGACGAGCCGAAGCCGGGATCGAAAGAGGGCATCATGATCCTGCAAGGCGTGTTGCAGGATGCTCCGAATGACTCCGCCGCGAACCATTACTGGATCCACGCAATCGAGCCGGGGAATCATCCCGAGCAGGCTCTGACTGCGGCGGAGAAGCTCGCCAGCCTGGCGCCCACGTCCGGCCACATGGTGCACATGCCGGGGCACATCTACTTCAGAGTGGGCGATTACGCGACCGCGGAACACTGGTTTGCGCAGTCAACGGAAGCGGACGAGCGTTACATGCGCGAGCAGCACGTCTCCCCCGATGACGACTGGAACTACATTCACAACCTTATGTACGCAATCGCCAACCTGATGGAAGAAGGAAAGCTGCGCCAGGCGAATGCGCTCAGCGACCACGCCCGGGAAGGGCGCGGAAAGCTGTCGGCCTCGCTCTATATTTGGTCGGCGCGCGACCAAATGACGCGCCTGAACAATCGCCTTCCGGTAGCCTTGCGCCTCGGTGACTGGGAAGCGGTGGCAGCAATGGCCGCACAGGCCAAGACAGATGGTGCAAATACCGCCAATCTACGCGCGCTGGCTGCAGAACTGGGTGACTACGCAAAAGGCATGAAAGCGCTGGAGTCAGGAGACGTGACCACTGCGCAAACGGCGTCGGACGCCATGGACTCCGGACTGTGGAGGATGCAGCAGCGCGTCGCCGATGAAAAAGCCGCCAAGAAGGACGAAAGCAAGAAGGACAGCAAGGATGAGGAGTCCGCTACTCAGCCGGTAATGCCGGACGCCTTACCCGATCCAATTCTGAAGAGCCTCAGCGTGCAGTCGCTGGAGTTGCGCGCCGGCATTCTGGTAGCGCAACGAAAGCTGGACGAAGCGAAGAAGCTCTATGAGGCAGCCCACGCGGAAGAGAAGCGGCTGGGATATCACGAGCCGCCGATGTATATCCGTCCCGTGGGCGAGACAGAGGCCATCACGTTGCTGCGCGCGAAGGACTATGCAGGAGCCCGGACTGCTTATGAGTCGGCGTTGACCGAGCGGCCGAACTCAGGCTTCGCGCTGTATGGCCTTGCGCACGTTAAGGAGTTGCAGGGCGATGCCGCCGGTGCACGCGAAGCCTACAAGGCGTTCCTGAAAGCGTGGCCGGATGCCGATGCCGAACTCGCGGAGCTGGCACACGCGAGAGAACTGGTCGGAAGAGAAAGCGTGGCCGCGAAGTAA